In one window of Kitasatospora sp. MMS16-BH015 DNA:
- a CDS encoding metalloregulator ArsR/SmtB family transcription factor: MREHSHESEAEQAPDFGVPATAAEVLLDGHRATRDRVARSILDHGPSSAADLAGRLGLTSAAVRRHLDGLLAAGLVEAREQRVYGSRGRGRPAKVFALTESGRDAFYQAYDQLAADALRWISEAVGGGEAGEEAVAAFARARFAKQAQKYLDEIERAGDRTEALAQALSADGYAATVRRVPSAAGAKAPAGAQLCQHHCPVAHIAEQFPQLCEAETEVFSQLLGTHVQRLATIAHGDGVCTTHVPAPGAASSPGSRRAPGAAPTAGTSHPSAPASARRNLA; the protein is encoded by the coding sequence ATGCGCGAGCACAGTCATGAGTCGGAGGCCGAGCAGGCCCCCGATTTCGGCGTGCCCGCGACGGCCGCCGAGGTGCTGCTGGACGGGCACCGCGCCACCCGGGACAGGGTCGCGCGGTCGATCCTCGACCACGGCCCCTCCTCCGCCGCCGATCTGGCCGGGCGGCTGGGGCTGACCAGCGCGGCCGTCCGCCGTCACCTGGACGGGCTGCTCGCGGCCGGTCTGGTGGAGGCCCGCGAGCAGCGGGTCTACGGCAGCCGGGGCCGGGGCCGGCCGGCCAAGGTTTTCGCGCTGACCGAGTCCGGTCGGGACGCGTTCTACCAGGCCTACGACCAGCTCGCGGCCGACGCGCTGCGCTGGATCTCGGAGGCCGTCGGCGGCGGCGAGGCGGGGGAGGAGGCCGTGGCGGCCTTCGCCCGGGCCCGGTTCGCCAAGCAGGCCCAGAAGTACCTCGACGAGATCGAACGGGCGGGCGACCGCACCGAGGCACTGGCCCAGGCGCTGAGTGCCGACGGGTACGCTGCCACGGTGCGACGCGTGCCGTCGGCAGCGGGGGCCAAGGCTCCCGCTGGCGCCCAGCTCTGCCAGCACCACTGCCCGGTCGCGCACATCGCCGAGCAGTTCCCCCAGCTCTGCGAGGCGGAGACCGAGGTCTTCTCCCAGCTCCTGGGCACCCACGTCCAACGGCTGGCCACCATCGCCCACGGCGACGGGGTCTGCACCACCCATGTGCCGGCACCCGGTGCCGCATCGTCCCCCGGCTCCCGCCGGGCGCCCGGTGCAGCGCCGACTGCCGGTACGTCCCACCCATCAGCACCTGCGTCCGCGCGGAGGAACCTCGCATGA
- the sufB gene encoding Fe-S cluster assembly protein SufB, which translates to MTDTVSHPELEGLGTYEYGWSDPDAAGSVAKRGLSEEVVRDISAKKSETEWMLNLRLKGLKLFGKKPMPTWGSDLTGIDFDNIKYFVRSTEKQAESWEDLPADIKATYDKLGIPEAEKQRLVAGVAAQYESEVVYHQIREDLEEQGVIFLDTDTALKEHPELFKEYFGTVIPAGDNKFAALNTAVWSGGSFIYVPKGVHVDIPLQAYFRINTENMGQFERTLIIVDEDAYVHYVEGCTAPIYSSDSLHSAVVEIIVKKGGRCRYTTIQNWSNNVYNLVTKRAVAYEGATMEWVDGNIGSKVTMKYPAVYLMGEHAKGETLSIAFAGEGQHQDAGAKMVHMAPNTSSNIVSKSVARGGGRTSYRGLIEIGEGSKGAKSNVLCDALLVDTISRSDTYPYVDVREDDVSMGHEATVSKVSEDQLFYLMSRGMTEFEAMAMIVRGFVEPIARELPMEYALELNRLIELQMEGSVG; encoded by the coding sequence ATGACTGACACCGTTTCGCACCCGGAGCTCGAGGGCCTGGGCACGTACGAGTACGGCTGGTCCGACCCCGACGCCGCCGGCTCGGTGGCCAAGCGCGGGCTGAGCGAGGAGGTCGTCCGCGACATCTCGGCGAAGAAGTCCGAGACCGAGTGGATGCTCAACCTGCGCCTCAAGGGCCTGAAGCTCTTCGGCAAGAAGCCCATGCCGACCTGGGGCTCCGACCTGACCGGCATCGACTTCGACAACATCAAGTACTTCGTCCGCTCCACCGAGAAGCAGGCCGAGTCCTGGGAGGACCTGCCCGCCGACATCAAGGCGACGTACGACAAGCTCGGCATCCCGGAGGCGGAGAAGCAGCGCCTGGTCGCCGGTGTCGCCGCGCAGTACGAGTCGGAGGTCGTCTACCACCAGATCCGCGAGGACCTGGAGGAGCAGGGCGTGATCTTCCTCGACACGGACACCGCGCTCAAGGAGCACCCGGAGCTCTTCAAGGAGTACTTCGGCACCGTCATCCCGGCCGGTGACAACAAGTTCGCCGCGCTGAACACCGCCGTCTGGTCCGGCGGGTCGTTCATCTACGTGCCGAAGGGCGTGCACGTCGACATCCCGCTGCAGGCCTACTTCCGGATCAACACCGAGAACATGGGCCAGTTCGAGCGGACGCTGATCATCGTCGACGAGGACGCCTACGTCCACTACGTCGAGGGCTGCACCGCCCCGATCTACTCCTCGGACTCGCTGCACAGCGCCGTGGTCGAGATCATCGTCAAGAAGGGCGGCCGCTGCCGCTACACGACCATCCAGAACTGGTCGAACAACGTCTACAACCTGGTCACCAAGCGCGCCGTGGCGTACGAGGGCGCGACCATGGAGTGGGTCGACGGCAACATCGGCTCCAAGGTGACCATGAAGTACCCGGCCGTCTACCTGATGGGCGAGCACGCCAAGGGCGAGACCCTGTCGATCGCCTTCGCGGGCGAGGGCCAGCACCAGGACGCCGGCGCCAAGATGGTGCACATGGCGCCGAACACCTCCTCGAACATCGTCTCCAAGTCGGTGGCCCGTGGCGGCGGCCGCACCTCCTACCGCGGTCTGATCGAGATCGGCGAGGGCTCCAAGGGCGCCAAGTCGAACGTGCTCTGCGACGCGCTGCTGGTCGACACCATCTCGCGCTCGGACACCTACCCGTACGTGGACGTCCGCGAGGACGACGTGTCCATGGGCCACGAGGCGACCGTCTCCAAGGTCTCCGAGGACCAGCTGTTCTACCTGATGAGCCGTGGCATGACCGAGTTCGAGGCGATGGCGATGATCGTCCGCGGCTTCGTCGAGCCGATCGCGCGCGAGCTGCCGATGGAGTACGCGCTGGAGCTGAACCGGCTGATCGAGCTCCAGATGGAGGGTTCGGTGGGCTGA
- the sufD gene encoding Fe-S cluster assembly protein SufD encodes MAEVQNTPGATTAGSIEVGTTGAGAQLAGPGTGRATVKQPIDARVAVKPSFDVNDFPVPTGREEDWRFTPMHRLAGLHDGTAAEAARGESKVELSLPEGVTAETVGRDDARLGKAGKPVDRVAAQAFTSFEEALVVTVAKETVLTEPVKIDVHGEGGVRFGHVVIEVKPFAEAVVVLGHTGTGVAAANVELLLGDGAKLTFVTIQDWERDAVHVAQHTALVGRDASLKSVVVTFGGDLVRLHPRVNYAAPGGEAELFGLYFADAGQHLEHRLVIDHDTPHCRSNVVYKGALQGQGAHAVWVGDVLIRAAAEGTDTYEHNRNLVLTDGARVDSIPNLEIETGEIVGAGHASATGRFDDEQLFYLQARGIPADEARRLVVRGFFAELVQQIGVAEIQEHLLEKIDAELEGTVA; translated from the coding sequence ATGGCTGAAGTTCAGAACACCCCCGGCGCGACGACCGCCGGCTCGATCGAGGTCGGCACCACCGGGGCCGGTGCCCAGCTGGCCGGCCCCGGCACGGGCCGGGCCACCGTCAAGCAGCCGATCGACGCCCGCGTCGCGGTCAAGCCCTCCTTCGACGTGAACGACTTCCCGGTGCCGACCGGCCGCGAGGAGGACTGGCGGTTCACCCCGATGCACCGCCTGGCCGGCCTGCACGACGGCACGGCCGCCGAGGCCGCCAGGGGTGAGTCCAAGGTCGAGCTGAGCCTGCCCGAGGGCGTCACCGCCGAGACCGTCGGCCGCGACGACGCGCGCCTGGGCAAGGCCGGCAAGCCGGTCGACCGGGTCGCCGCGCAGGCGTTCACCTCCTTCGAGGAGGCGCTGGTCGTCACCGTGGCCAAGGAGACGGTGCTCACCGAGCCGGTCAAGATCGACGTGCACGGCGAGGGCGGCGTCCGCTTCGGCCACGTGGTGATCGAGGTCAAGCCGTTCGCCGAGGCCGTCGTGGTGCTGGGCCACACCGGCACCGGCGTCGCCGCGGCCAACGTCGAGCTGCTGCTCGGCGACGGCGCCAAGCTGACCTTCGTCACCATCCAGGACTGGGAGCGGGACGCGGTGCACGTGGCCCAGCACACCGCCCTGGTCGGCCGGGACGCCTCGCTCAAGTCCGTCGTGGTCACCTTCGGCGGCGACCTGGTGCGCCTGCACCCGCGGGTCAACTACGCCGCCCCCGGCGGCGAGGCCGAGCTGTTCGGCCTGTACTTCGCGGACGCCGGCCAGCACCTCGAGCACCGCCTGGTGATCGACCACGACACCCCGCACTGCCGCTCCAACGTGGTCTACAAGGGTGCGCTGCAGGGCCAGGGCGCGCACGCGGTCTGGGTCGGCGACGTGCTGATCCGCGCCGCCGCCGAGGGCACCGACACCTACGAGCACAACCGCAACCTGGTGCTCACCGACGGCGCCCGGGTCGACTCGATCCCGAACCTGGAGATCGAGACCGGCGAGATCGTCGGCGCCGGCCACGCCTCGGCGACCGGCCGCTTCGACGACGAGCAGCTCTTCTACCTGCAGGCCCGCGGCATCCCGGCCGACGAGGCGCGCCGCCTGGTGGTGCGCGGGTTCTTCGCCGAGCTGGTCCAGCAGATCGGCGTCGCGGAGATCCAGGAGCACCTCCTGGAGAAGATCGACGCCGAGCTGGAGGGCACGGTCGCATGA